The genome window GCCCGCGCGAGCGAGCTCACTGGCGCGATGTACCGCACGCTTGCCGCCCTGTCGGCGAGCTGTGGCCAGTCGGATGCCCGGCGGCTGATCGATCGTGCGATCGAGGAAGAGGCGGCCGTCGCCAGCCAGTGCACCGCCGTCGTTCCGCGACTGGTCGCAGCGGCTACCCTGCAGCGCGGACCGGCCGTCGTCGCCTGAGCATGGACGCACCCGGCTACGCGACCGTGCTGACCACGCCCGAGCTGGGGCCCGGTGCCATGGCGGGAGTCGAGGCGGCGGGCCGCCGCCTCGTCGTGCTCAATATCGCGCAGACGTACTATGCGCTCGATGGCACCTGCACGGGGTGCGGGCAGCGACTCGCGGAGACCGGCACGGTCCGCGGCGACGTCCTGGTCTGCACCAGCGACGACGCCAGCTTCGATGTTCACTCCGGCACCCGGATCGATGCACCGGGTGACCCCCTGCTCCGTTATGCGATCCGCATCTCGGGCAACGAGATCAGCATCGGTCCGCCGCTGGGCGACTGATCACCAGTCGCGATTCCGGCGGTCCCGCCGCTTCGGCTCCTGGCGCGGCTGCTCACGATTGATCGGGGTCGCCTTCTCGAACAGCGCGCGCAGCTCCTCGTCGTAGAGGCCCGCGAAGCGTCCTCGTGCAAGCAGCGCCTCGCGCTCCGGCTGCTCGGCTGTGCCCGCCGGCGCGAAGTGGATCGCGACCACCATGCCGAGTCCGTACGCACCGGAGCCCCACGCGCCCTTTCCTGCCACCCACGCGACCCAGGGAGCGCCGTTCACCTCGAACGTGCGACGCTCCGCGGGATCACGGTCCAGTTCGCGCGGCGGCCGCGGCTCCACCCCGTTCCTGGGCGGCTGCGACTGCGGCGATGCCGGTACGGGCGTGCGGCCTTCGCGAGCGGGTCCGGAGCCACGGCCATGACCGCGGTTGCGGTGCGAGCGGCCGTCACCGCCGCCGCTACCCCTGGGTGGACGGCCCGGCATAATCGACATACAGACTCTCGTCCTCGCGCAGTCTCAGGCGAACCAGTTTTGCACCCTGCGGCAAACCTTGCTCGATGCGAGGCCACAGCCATGCCGCGATGTTCTCGCAGGTCGGGATCGCGCGACCCGGACCGAACGCGTCGACGGCGTGATTCAGGTGCTGGTGATCGAGGCGCGCAACGACCTCGCGCTGCAGCAGCGCATCCAGCTCGCCGAGGTCGACGGAAAAGCCGGTCTGCTCGTCGATCTCGCCTTGCACCCGTACCTCGAGCACGTAATTATGCCCGTGTCCATGCGGATTGCTGCACGCGCCGAAGCGCTTTCGATTCTCCGCCTCGCTCCACTCCGGACGGTGGTAGCGGTGCGCGGCAGAGAAGCGGACTGTGCGTGTGAGCAGTGCTGAGGGCATGGGTCAAGCTACGCCGCTGCGCCCGATCTCGTCCAGCCTGCGGGGTGAGTGGGCGCGGGATTTGCGGCGCGGCGTGCGGACGTGTTCGCGCCGATCGCGCCGTGGCGCTCGGCGAAGTCAATTCCAACTGGTCTCGCCGCGCATTGCGTGTAGAACCTGGACTGGGCCTGTTGCAGCCGATTCGAGCCGAGCTGAGGTCGGAGCACGACCTGAGCAATAGATCGCCGACGAT of Longimicrobiales bacterium contains these proteins:
- a CDS encoding Rieske 2Fe-2S domain-containing protein, translating into MDAPGYATVLTTPELGPGAMAGVEAAGRRLVVLNIAQTYYALDGTCTGCGQRLAETGTVRGDVLVCTSDDASFDVHSGTRIDAPGDPLLRYAIRISGNEISIGPPLGD
- a CDS encoding 6-carboxytetrahydropterin synthase, with the translated sequence MPSALLTRTVRFSAAHRYHRPEWSEAENRKRFGACSNPHGHGHNYVLEVRVQGEIDEQTGFSVDLGELDALLQREVVARLDHQHLNHAVDAFGPGRAIPTCENIAAWLWPRIEQGLPQGAKLVRLRLREDESLYVDYAGPSTQG